DNA sequence from the Selenihalanaerobacter shriftii genome:
GAATTTAATTATGAGTCAGCTAAAGGAAAAATTAAAGAAATAGAAACTGCTTTAAATGTAGATAATTTGGCTGATGCCGTACGAGAATTAAATAAAGAACTGGAGATCCCTAGATCTTTTGCTAAAGTTGATTGGATTGAATTTACTGAAGCTGACTTTGAAGAAGCACTAGATAGAATGGCAGCTAATGCTAAAAAAGATCCATGTACTTTAACCAATCCTAATGAACCAACTGTTGATGATATGAAAGAAATTTATCAAGCAGCATTTTATAGTCAACAATAGTTGAACAGATTAAATTAATACTCTAAAGGTTAGCAGAGCCAATTAATTGGTCCTGCTAACCTTTTATTTGTTCATGGTTTTTAAAGATAAACTTCTGGCAATTTATCTTTAAATTGATTTTTCTTTTTATCATTCTTGCATAATTGAGTAATTAATTCATAATCAATTTCAGAATAATCTTTACCCCAAATACACATTAGTTCTAGTATAGGTAATAAAGTCTCTCCTTTATCAGTAATAGAATATTCAACCTTAGGTGGAACTACTGGATAGGCTTTTCTGTTAATTATATTATTTTCTTCAAGTTCTTGTAGTTGGTTGGTCAATACTTTATGGGTTACTTCTGGTAAAAATCTTTTTATTTCTCCAAACCGTTTGACTCCTTCTGTTCCTAAAAGCCAAATAATAGAACATTTCCATTTACCTCCAATTATATCTATAGTCAACTCAATTTCAGTACTAACTTTTTTCTTATCTGTCATTTCACTTAGCCTCCTAAATAATATTATATCATTAAAATTGATTTCATGTAACTATCCACTACTATACAATATAACTTAACATTCTAACCCCTTATAAAATAAGAACATCTAGCACATTGTAAGACTAGTTACAAATGGCTAGAAATGATTGGTGCCGGGAGTGGGATTTGAACCCACACAGACAAAGATGTCCATAGCGCCCTCAACGCTACGCGTCTGCCAATTCCGCCACCCCGGCTAATATTCTCTTTTCACAATATATTATACCATATTTTGAAGAAAAGTCAATGTTAAAATATTAAAAGTAGTCTAGATGTTTAATTTATAGATCTAGACTACTTAATAATCTTAATTATTAAATTACAAATTCACCTGGAACAATTAACTGTATTTGTTCAGCATCAAAGAAACAATTCTCAATAGCTATTGGCATCTTACTAACTAAAATGAGTCTTTGACTTTTAATAATAGGTTTACTTTTATTAATTCCCAATAATTTAGCTAAAAATTTATTAGCTATTTCTACTTCCATAATATTGTTCTTGAAATTTAATTTATTAATATTCTTACTACCAAATAACTCATATAATGAATCTAAAT
Encoded proteins:
- a CDS encoding winged helix-turn-helix transcriptional regulator, which codes for MTDKKKVSTEIELTIDIIGGKWKCSIIWLLGTEGVKRFGEIKRFLPEVTHKVLTNQLQELEENNIINRKAYPVVPPKVEYSITDKGETLLPILELMCIWGKDYSEIDYELITQLCKNDKKKNQFKDKLPEVYL